From the genome of Thermococcus sp., one region includes:
- a CDS encoding 4Fe-4S dicluster domain-containing protein — translation MAQGGALMERKYLYVDYLTCIGCETCQTVCDFIHDGNPHIRIYVTENKQYLPINCKHCDDAPCIRVCPTQAIYRDEDGA, via the coding sequence GTGGCTCAGGGGGGAGCTCTGATGGAGAGGAAGTACCTCTACGTGGACTACCTCACCTGCATAGGCTGCGAGACCTGCCAGACGGTCTGCGACTTTATCCATGACGGAAACCCTCACATAAGGATTTACGTCACCGAGAACAAGCAGTACCTCCCCATAAACTGCAAGCACTGCGACGACGCGCCCTGTATAAGGGTCTGTCCGACCCAGGCGATATACCGGGACGAGGACGGTGC